One Flavobacterium cerinum genomic window, CTGTTGTATTCTTTCCTTATCGGCAAAAACCCGAATCGGTTTGGTATATTTCCGATCGAACATCAGCATGATATTTTTTTGATCGGCACGCATTTCCAGCAGATCGAATACATTCTGAACCACATCAACAATGTTGAATTCGGTAAACTCCAGATTCAGATCGCCCGTTTCGAGTTTGGTAATCATATCGAGATCTTTAACGATATAAATTAGTCGCTCTACTCCTTTTTCAGCTCTTTGCAGGTATTTTTTACGGATCGCCTTGTCATTCATCGCACCGTCCAGTAAAGTCAGCAGATAGCCCTGAACGGTGAACAACGGCGTTTTTAATTCGTGAGAAACATTTCCAAGGAATTCCCGGCGGTATTCCTCACGAATTTTTAAAGTTTCAATTTCAATTTTTTTGTCTTTTGCGAATTTTTGTACTTCATTCATCAAGGTAGCCATATCGGTTGTAACCGGCTGACTTCGCAATGTGGACGAATCCAGTAACGACACGTCGTCATAGATTTTTTTAACCCGTCTGTAGATAAAGCGCTCTACACGATATTGCAGTACAAAAAAGGAAAAGAAATAAACGCTTAAAGCAAAAACAATACAGAATTTATAGTTCAGTTCGTAAAACCAATAGGTCAATCCCGCAATTAATAAGGTTGAAAAAAGGGTAATATAAAGTGCAGATTTGACTGCAAATCTGTATGATTTTTTAAAGCTTATGGACATTTATATCTCTAATTTGTAGCCTACTCCTTTGATTGTTTTGAATAAATCGTCACCGATTTTTTCTCTCAGTTTTCGGATATGAACATCGATGGTTCTTCCGCCCACTACTACTTCGTTACCCCAAACTTTATCTAAAATTTCCTCTCTTTTAAATACTTTTCCGGGTTTTGAAGCCAACAGATAGAACAATTCAAATTCTTTACGCGGCAGGATAATTTCTTCTCCTTCTTTTACAATTTTATATTCCTCACGGTTGATTTCAATCTCACCTACTTTCAGCACATCACCCTGTTGCTCTTCTTCTTTTAAGCGGCGCAATAACGCTTTTACCTTACTCACCAAAACTTTCGGTTTAATTGGCTTTGCGATGTAATCGTCGGCTCCGGCATCAAACCCGGCTACCTGTGAATAATCTTCACTTCTTGCCGTCAGGAACGTAATAATAACGTTAGACAGTTCCGGAATTTTACGAATATTTTCGCAGGCTTCCATCCCATCCATTTCGGGCATCATCACATCCATAATGATCAACTGCGGCAGCTCTTTTTTTGCTTTTAAAATGGCTTCTTTACCATTGCTTGCCGTTACTATCTGATAACCTTCCTGTGATAAATTGTACCCTACGATTTCGAGGATATCCTGCTCATCATCAACCAATAAAATCTTAATGTCTTTTTTCTTCATAATGGACACGCTATGTGTGTTTTCGGGTTGTAAAGGTAAAGATAATACAAAACGATTATATGTGTTAACGATTATTTAATCTGTTAACGATTTCGTAATAAATACGGAACAAAAGCATAACGGGCCGCTAACTTCAGGTTAACTTTCAAAGGGTTCCTTTGCGCAAAATTTAATAAACAACAACACACATGAAACTTAAGTTATTATTAATCACATTATTATTTACGGTCTTTGCCTTTGCCCAAAAGGGAACTGTTAAAGGTACCATTACCGATAAAGAAATGAATAATGAACCGCTGCCCTTTGCCAGTGTTACTATTAAAGGCACGACAATCGGAGCCAATACAGACGAAAAAGGAACTTTTAGTTTAAGCGTTCCGGAAGGGAACCATACATTAATGATTGCATTTTTAGGATACGAAACTATCGAAGTTCCGTTTAAAATTGCATCAGGAGAAACCAAAACAATTGACAAAGCTTTAGGTACCGCAGGTGTACAGTTAGAAGATGTGGTTTTAAAAATCGAAACCAACCGTCAGAAAGAAAGTGCGCTTTTGGTTGAACAGAAAAAAGCCATCGAAATAAAACAAAGTATCGGAGCACAGGAACTTTCCCGTAAAGGGGTTAGCGATGTTGCTACTGCCGTAACCAAAACAACCGGTATTACCAAACAGGAAGGTACCGGAAATATTTATGTAAGAGGTTTGGGTGACCGTTACAACTCTACTACAATGAACGGCTTACCGATTCCTTCCAACGATCCGGAAAAGAAAAACATTCGTTTGGATATTTTCCCGACTGATATTGTAGAATATGTATCGATTGACAAAGTGTACAACGGTAAAACTTCCGGTGATTTTGCCGGTGGTAACGTTGATATTACTTCCAAAGACTATAAAGGAAAAGGATTTTTAAGACTGGATATTGGTGCTAATGCCAATACTAATGCACTTGCAGAAGACAATTTCCGTCTTCCGAAAGGTCCGAACAGTTTCGGATTCAGTAATCCGGCTAATCCAAAAACGATTTCTTCTTATGATTTCAATACCTTACAATTGGAAGGAAAAACACCAATGGCCGGATCTTTCGGAATTTCAGGTGGAAAATCTTTTGACATCGGTACAGAAGGAAAACTAAGCATTTTCGCTACAGGATCTTTCGGAAATGAGTATACTTCAAAAAGAAACGGTAGCGCTAAAGGAAGTGTTAACGGTGACGGAAGTTTAGTTAACCGAAACTTCAACTCCTTCTCTTCAATGGGGTATAACACAAACACAACCGGATTAGTAAATGTTGGTTACAAATTCAACAACAACCACAAAGTAAGTTTCAACTCTTTATTCATCAACTCATCCAGTCAGGTTAAAGATGAATATTATGGTTATATCGCCGACCTTGCTGACGCGGGTAACGGATTGATCCGTCGTTCAGAATATGTAAAAAATACGTTATTTGTAAACCAGTTATTAGGTGAGCATACAATCAGCAACCGTTCTAAATTCAACTGGGGCGTAGCACAAAACAATATTACAGGAGATACTCCGGACAGGATGTATAACACTCTAAGAAACACCGATAACGGTTATACCATTATCAGTCAGTCAAAACCGGATAATCATCGTTATTTCCAACGTTTGAAAGAATATGAAACTGTTGCTACTGCTTCCGTTGACTATAAATTCGGCAAAACCAGCGAAGGCGACTTTAAAGGTAAATTTACAGCAGGTTATAACGGTCGTTTTAAAAACAGAGATTTTAAAGCTACTCAGTTTAACTTTAAAACATTCGGACCTTACACTACTACAATCGTAGATCCTCAAAATCTGGATTCATTCTATAACCAACAAAATTTAAACAATGGTTATTTTGAAATCAGTACGTTTGTCGGAAATGCCGAAATCAGCAATGCTTTAGATCCTCAGAAATATACCGGAGAGCAAATTATTCACGGCGGTTATTTAAATACCGAATACAAATTCAACTCTAAATTAACAGCTGTTTTAGGTTTACGCGCTGAGAACATTTCACAAAAGGTAGATTGGAAAACCCAATTGGATCCGGTTGGCGATAAAGACGAATTCAAAAAAACAACGTTTCTACCTAACTTAATCATGAAATATGAACTAAACGACAAACAAAACCTTCGTTTAGGATTAAGCAAAACTTATACATTACCACAGTTTAAAGAAAGAGCCTTATTTATCTATGAAGATGTAACCGAAGTAAAAGTAGGTAACCCGGATTTATATCCATCTGACAACTACAACTTAGATATTAAATGGGAAATGTTCCCTAAAAGCGAAGAGTTATTATCCTTCACAGCTTTCGGAAAATATATCCTGAATCCGATCAATGAAGTAACGATTGCTTCTTCAACCAATGATATTTCATTCTTAAATACAGGTGATCGCGGTTATGTAGCCGGAGCTGAAGCTGAATTCCGAAAATTAATTTTCGAATCCGGTGAAGCGAATTCTAAAAAATTAACAGCCGGTGTAAACGCTTCTTATATGTATACAACTCAGGACTTAAATGCCTCAAAAGTAGACAAAGAGACACGTTACAATGTTGACTTTACAAAATCGAAAAGTGCATTTACAGGAGCCTCTCCATTATTATTAAATGCTGATGTTACCTTCTTCAAAGAATGGAACAACAAAGAATCCAACATTTCAACAACACTAGCTTATTCTTACTTCTCTGATCGTATCTATGCATTAGGAACCAATATGCGTGGTGATCAGGTAGACAAAGCAGTGGGAACATTAGATTTTATTGTAAAATCGAAGATCAATAAAAACTTAGGTTTCGGATTAATGGCTAAAAACATTTTAAATCCTAAAATCGAACGCGTACAGGAAAACAACAATGGTGACGTTACGTTATTAACCTATACCAAAGGAATGAACCTGGGTTTCAACATCAACTACCAGTTTTAATTCCAAAACACAATATATCTGAAGGAGCGCATGATCGCTCCTTCTTTTTTTAAGTAAAGTTTGCTTAACAAACGAAACATTCACTTAATAATTACTTCTTCATATATTAATCCAACCATGACAATGGCTTAACCTCTGTATAAAAAAATCACAGCACTTTTGCATCAAGACATAACTAAAAAATTATTTAGAAAAAAAATGAAAAATTCAATTGTAAAATTATTTGGGATTTTCGCAGTAACTACTGGAATCTTAACAAGTTGTTCTTCTTCTGACGAGAGCACACCAAGCGCACCTTCATCTTCTTTCGTAGCTAACGCTAACGATTTTAAAGGTGTAATCACTGATGGTGTTGTAACTTTAGTTGCCGGAGCTACTTACAAGCTTACTGGTAAAATCCAAGTAAATAGCGGTGCTACTTTAACGATCCCTGCCGGAACAAAAATCGAAGGTACAGGAGGAACATCTGCTTATATTGCAGTAGCACAAGGTGGTAAAATCAACATTTTAGGAACAGCTGCTAACCCGGTAGTAATGACAAGTGGTTTAGCTACTAAAAATGCTGGTGACTGGGGAGGTTTAGTAATTTGTGGTAAAGCTCCAATCAACAGAGGAACAGTAACAGCTCAGTCTGAAGTTGCAGATTTAACTTACGGAGGAACAGTAGCAAACGATAATTCCGGTGTAATCCAATATTTAAGAGTAGAATATTCAGGTGCTGCATTTAACACTGAAAAAGAATTCAACGGTATTTCTTTCTTCGGAGTTGGTTCCGGAACTGTAGTAGAAAATGTAGAAGTATATCACGGTGCTGATGACGGATTCGAATTTTTCGGAGGAACAGTTAACACTTCAAACTTAATCTCTATCGGAAACGAAGATGATCAATTTGACTGGACAGAAGGATGGAACGGTACAAACACAAACTGGTACGGTAAACTTGCTTTCGGAAAAGGAAACAGAGGTATCGAAGCCGACAACTATGAGTTCAACTTTGACGCTAACCCGGTATCTAATCCTAAAATCACTAACTTAACTTTAATCGGAGCCGGAAGTTCTGCTGATGCAACAGCTTACCCAGAAAACCAGGCTTTAAAATTAAGAAGAGGAACTAAAGGAATGTTCAGCAACGTAGTGTTGAAAGATTTCAAAACAGGATATGATGTTGAGCACGATCAAACAATCTCTTTCGTAGGCACTACTTTAAAAGGGACAAACACTAAATTCGAAGGAATCGGATCTAACGCTAAAGGTAAGAAAACTGACGGTAATAACGCTGACGTAGCCGGAGTATTCACTGA contains:
- a CDS encoding sensor histidine kinase is translated as MSISFKKSYRFAVKSALYITLFSTLLIAGLTYWFYELNYKFCIVFALSVYFFSFFVLQYRVERFIYRRVKKIYDDVSLLDSSTLRSQPVTTDMATLMNEVQKFAKDKKIEIETLKIREEYRREFLGNVSHELKTPLFTVQGYLLTLLDGAMNDKAIRKKYLQRAEKGVERLIYIVKDLDMITKLETGDLNLEFTEFNIVDVVQNVFDLLEMRADQKNIMLMFDRKYTKPIRVFADKERIQQVVTNLVENSIKYGKENGTTEISIEDLVNNKVIVRVNDNGEGIQKQYISRLFERFFRVDKSGARSEGGSGLGLAIVKHIIEAHDERIYVESKLEVGSEFSFTLEKTK
- a CDS encoding response regulator transcription factor encodes the protein MKKKDIKILLVDDEQDILEIVGYNLSQEGYQIVTASNGKEAILKAKKELPQLIIMDVMMPEMDGMEACENIRKIPELSNVIITFLTARSEDYSQVAGFDAGADDYIAKPIKPKVLVSKVKALLRRLKEEEQQGDVLKVGEIEINREEYKIVKEGEEIILPRKEFELFYLLASKPGKVFKREEILDKVWGNEVVVGGRTIDVHIRKLREKIGDDLFKTIKGVGYKLEI
- a CDS encoding TonB-dependent receptor; protein product: MKLKLLLITLLFTVFAFAQKGTVKGTITDKEMNNEPLPFASVTIKGTTIGANTDEKGTFSLSVPEGNHTLMIAFLGYETIEVPFKIASGETKTIDKALGTAGVQLEDVVLKIETNRQKESALLVEQKKAIEIKQSIGAQELSRKGVSDVATAVTKTTGITKQEGTGNIYVRGLGDRYNSTTMNGLPIPSNDPEKKNIRLDIFPTDIVEYVSIDKVYNGKTSGDFAGGNVDITSKDYKGKGFLRLDIGANANTNALAEDNFRLPKGPNSFGFSNPANPKTISSYDFNTLQLEGKTPMAGSFGISGGKSFDIGTEGKLSIFATGSFGNEYTSKRNGSAKGSVNGDGSLVNRNFNSFSSMGYNTNTTGLVNVGYKFNNNHKVSFNSLFINSSSQVKDEYYGYIADLADAGNGLIRRSEYVKNTLFVNQLLGEHTISNRSKFNWGVAQNNITGDTPDRMYNTLRNTDNGYTIISQSKPDNHRYFQRLKEYETVATASVDYKFGKTSEGDFKGKFTAGYNGRFKNRDFKATQFNFKTFGPYTTTIVDPQNLDSFYNQQNLNNGYFEISTFVGNAEISNALDPQKYTGEQIIHGGYLNTEYKFNSKLTAVLGLRAENISQKVDWKTQLDPVGDKDEFKKTTFLPNLIMKYELNDKQNLRLGLSKTYTLPQFKERALFIYEDVTEVKVGNPDLYPSDNYNLDIKWEMFPKSEELLSFTAFGKYILNPINEVTIASSTNDISFLNTGDRGYVAGAEAEFRKLIFESGEANSKKLTAGVNASYMYTTQDLNASKVDKETRYNVDFTKSKSAFTGASPLLLNADVTFFKEWNNKESNISTTLAYSYFSDRIYALGTNMRGDQVDKAVGTLDFIVKSKINKNLGFGLMAKNILNPKIERVQENNNGDVTLLTYTKGMNLGFNINYQF